The Microcebus murinus isolate Inina chromosome 9, M.murinus_Inina_mat1.0, whole genome shotgun sequence nucleotide sequence cttctcttgataaaaacaaaaaactgctttCCTAAATGGCATCAATCAATGCAGGTGAGTAGTTGCCACCCCTGGATAGGTGGGCTAGGTGCTTTCCAGTTCACCAGGTTTCCCACCAACTCTGCTTTACTCATTAATGTACCACTAGTGTTCCCTTTGTGTTTGTCATTCCTACTCAATAGCTCATGCCTCCTAGCCATTGGGGCCATAACGTGCCAAGCCCTTTAGGAGCCCCAGACTAAGCTGTCATAACTATCCTACTAAGGAGTCAGCCTGGTGAATGAACACACTTTTCTGGAGGCACAGGAATTTTAAGAGCTGAACAATCTCTCAGTCTGATGGAGGAAACTGATAACTATTAATATGGCACAATAAGTTATGTATGACGGAGTAAATAAAGAGAGCAACAGGAGACCAGAGGAGGTGAAGTGAATCATTTTAATCTTGCCATATTGGCCATAAGGGCCTAGGGAAGCTTCTAACCTGGACTTCTGGAGTAAGCTGAAGCCCAAAGggtaaaagagaaatataaacacaaaCGGTTAAGGAAGAGGGAATAACGTGCAATGTGTAGCTGGAAAGAGACAATGAGAGTTCAGATACTCGAAGCAGAGGGTGACAAGAAACAAATAGTGAAAAATGAAGGTTAAAATATAAGTGACGGTCAACTTAACAAGACTCCAGTATGTCAATTTAAATAGTCTGAATTTTATCTTAAGCACAACGAGCCACTGACACATTTTAAGCAAAGGGTAAGTACGCCGAGACTCTGAGAAGCGACTTGTCCAAGGTACACAATTAAGAACATAACCAGAAAATGAACCAACTCCTAATTAACTAATTCCTAATGAATTAACTAGTTTCCTTTTTCCCATATCTACCGCTGACCCGCCAATTCAAAGGACAAGCAATATGCTTGTAAATCGCCACGGGCTCTGAGGAAATGGCCTAAGCGTTCAACCGGAAGCAAAAACTGAGCGCTGCGCGCGCCACCTAACGACCAGCTGGAGTGAAGCTAAACCCGGAAAGTCGCAACACCGGAAGGGGACTGGCTACTTCCGGTAATATCGCAAGGGAGCAGAAGCTCAAAGGCCAAGTCTCGAAGATCCGGCGAGTTTGCTCAACGAGCTCGGCTCTGCGACGTCCCATGCCTGCTTTTGCGCAGGCGCGGGGGCTACTGCGCAGGCAAGCGCGTACACAAAAGCGTGCGCGCGCCCGTTCTGCGCCCGGCGTAGCAGTGCTGTTCGGCGGGTAAAGCCTTTGGAGCTGTAACGCAGGCTTTTGTTCTCTGAACTACAACTCCCAGCGTGCCGCGCCCCTCATCTTGGTGCTACGTGTGGTCTCCCAGGATAGGGTAAAAAGAAACTTAAGTGACAATGACGTACCAAAGACGAAAAAAATTGAATACGTTGTTTAAGCGCGTCGTTCACAGAAGCCCCAGTGGCCTAATGGATAAGGCATTGGCCTCCTAAGCCAGGGATTGTGGGTTCGAGTCCCATCTGGGGTGGAATAGCTTTTcgtgtttaaaattttctattcctttcttaaaaaactaTAGCAAAATCTGCcaacttaattttactttttccaaatGAGAAGCATGTATGTGTGGTTTTACTACATGTTGGGGTGCAATTCTCGAGAACCTGcatgttctttttccttcctctaagCCGTAGGTCCCGTAGGGTTTTTGAGAAGTCTGTCAATACGTTGAATTTTGATATCTCTTCTAGAAatcattacaaaaatattttctcagcgTGTTCCATATCAAATCCACACTCACTCCCGCTAGGCCCGGTTCTCCAGAGATTCAGCGGTCAGTCACCTGGAGGCGTCTTAAATGACGCAGTCAGGAAAGGACCTCCTTTGTCCTCGCCGGCCTTTCTCCGGGTTTCAGGACACGGTACTCAGTTACATTCGGCCTTCGTTTGCTTTTCTCTTAACTCGTTAGGGCGCCGCTCGGCGTTCGATGAATATGTCTTGGTAAAATAGGGAAGTGAGACGTTCCACTACCCGTCAGTCGACAGGGGGAGCCGGTAGTCTGAGTCAGCCGTACCATTGAGCGCCTGGGCGCGGGGGGGTGGGCCCGCGTGGTGACGGGGTTAGCAGGAGTTTGTCAGGCCCCAGGCTCCAAGGCAGGAAAATGGCGGCCTTAGGGTCACCGGCGCGCACTTTGCGAGGCCTTCTGCGGGAGTTGCGCTACCTGAACGCGGCTACCGGCCGACCCTATCGCGACTGCGCGGCTTATCGGTACCTCGTGAAGGCTTTTCGTGCACATCGGGTACGGAAGCCATGTCCCGGGTGCTCCACGTCCCAGGAAGGGAGTTAGAGTGGGTGTGACGGGGGTGGGGAGCGCTGAGTCTCCTGCATTTCTGAGGCCGACCCTCCACCGAGCCCTGCGCGGACCAGACTCGAGCCGTAGGCCCTGTGCTGTGGCCTACGCCCAGGGGCCGAGCAAGGCCTGGCAGGGCGCAAAGTCGTCCTGGGGACGTCGTTCCTGTCCTCCGGAGGGGTGGAGCCGCCCCGAAGGACTTCATTGGCTGGTCTGTGGCCTGTGCGGAGGGGAAAGTGGGAGGAAAGTGGAATGGAGGAATTGGAGGGGCAAAGAATGAAGATGGGCTTGGTGGAAGGGAGGTGCGCCACTAGATTAAGACACCGCGTCTGTGCAACACTGTTCACCCTTACCCTAGATGAACTATTCTGAGAAGCTATTTTTTGAGGCACAAAAAAACTGTAGGAAGGTGAGGAATATTGGGAGCTTCTTGAAGAGCAGGAactgttttatttatgttgtaGTCCCCTGCACTTAAGAAAATGGTGCCTTGTAGAGCGGTGCTAGAAACCTGTAACCGGGTTGTACCGTCAGCTAAAGCGTTAGCTTGGTCTATCACCAGAAACATTTTTCACTTCTATAGCATATAAATCTAAACACGCAGGAGGCCATCCCCTGGGAAATACTGTCGTGAAACCCACGCTCCATATTGCCCCTTAAGCAAGAGCCAGTGAAAgatactttcatttttcaaatggggAAGTTGAGGCTCAGGGGCAGTAGAACAATAACTAGAACCTAGATTACCAGGCTACCAAATAGGATTTTTACACTTAATTGCTGCCTTTAGCGTTATGGATCTGGCTTGGAAAGAAGTTGCAACCTATCTCAGAAATAGTAAATGGGAGAGTGCCTAAAGCTTGGGCTTTAGGGAAGGACACCTGGTATCCCTGAGCAATAGGAAAAAGGGACACCCATCATCTTGACTGAATTTCTGAGCCATGGAAGTCAGAATGCAAAATCTTAGAACTAAAATTCacctagttttttaaaaatcacaatgttAGGGATAGGGACTGTGCTAGGAACTTCGGCTAAACATGAAGAATAAGATGCACTTGGTCCTGTCATTTAAGCAGCTTACAGTCCACCTGAGGAGGCCTGTAATGAAGCACTTAGAACAAATAAGTGCTAAAGGTGTAGACAACAGGCGGCAGCGGTAAAAAAGAAGGGGTAGTTAGGGAAAGCTTTCAGGAATAAATTAATTGGGGACCTGAAGGATAAATTGCAGTTAGCAAGTAAATGGGGTTTAGGGATTTTGAAGATCCAGGTATAAAAGCTGCAGAATTCAAAGcctggagagaggagaggaattgACTGTTGAGAATGGTTGAGTCTTAGGGTGTGGAGGTAAAGTGAGAAAGAAGAGGTGGTAGGcaggaatttaaattttattgtaggTGTAATGAGAGGCCATTCTAAGATTTGTGAGGAGGTAacatgattatattaatagttgtgcCTTATGGAAGTAACATTACTCTTGAGAGAGACTTGGTAATGGCTCTGAAATTCCTTggaaatacatagaaaattcaTGCTAAAACTTCTAGAAACACCACCCTGTGGAATGCATATGAGGATATGGGGAATAGTTTCTATTCCTTTCTGGCTCAGAGCTAACTCAATGACAGTGTATGCCTATTTTCCCAATCCTTTCCCTAGGGAGAAGGGAGGAACCTCTGCTTTCTCCTTCAGGAAAATGTAGTGTTCAGTGTATTTGGTCTCTTGTTATCTGTGGTTCATTTACTGTGTTCTGTATGCTGCTGaccctttcttttctcctgacGTCTCATGACTCAGGCTCAACCGAATCAAGATCTgtattcttggccgggcgcggtggctcacgcctgtaatcctagctctctgggaggccgagacgtgcggattgctcaaggtcaggagtttgaaaccagcctgagcaagagcgagacctcgtctctactataaatagaaattaattggccaactaatatatatatagaaaaaattagccgggcatggtggcgcatgcccgtagtcccagctacttgggaggctgaggcaggaggatcacttgagccccaggagtttgaggttgctgtgagctaggctgacgccacggcactcactctagcctgggcaacaagtgagactgtctcaaaaaaaaaaaaaaaagatctgtatTCTCCTCTCCTACATTAACCTACAATTCCTGTTTCAAACACTACAGATTTGGGTTTATATAATAGAAATGGATGCCAACCTTTATTAATACGTTGACACTAGTGTCAGTGTGAAAATGTCATgaccttttaattaaaaagttaaatttggtcaggtgcaggggctcacacctataatcctaacactttgggaggccgaggtggggggatcacttgaggccaggagtttgagaccagcctgggcaacatagtgagacctggtctctacaacaaattaaaaaattagccaggtaagTGTAATAgtgtgtgcatgtagtcccagatactcaggaggttgaggcagaaggatcctttgaacccaggagtttgctgtgagctgtgatgatatcattgcactctagcccggggcaacagagcaagactctcaaaagaataaagttaaatTTGATTAAAACACATGAATTCTATGTTTGAACAGCTAATAAGTGCCACGTTCACACCTATGATCTGCAGATCTTAAACCACAAATTCTAATTTTCAGATTCTAGTCCTAGATATTCATATAGTGAAGGAAAGGGGATCATATAGGCAGTGGTGCCCAGAAACTAATCCACACTTGGACATGGTTCCTTCACTCATTCAAGGCTATGTACACATCCCTGTCTCACCATTACTTTCTCATAACCTCAGAACACAAAACTAGTTAAGTAAAAGACAGTGTATTGACTCAATCTCAAAATTAAGTATGATGAAAAAACAAAGTTTGGAGTCATTGGGTACTCTAGAATGGATATGGAGTTTCCAGCTTCTTAAAGTCATTAGAATCTGGATTTTTCAGATGGATAAGTAAATTGTGAAAGCaagtacagtcatccctcagtatctttGGGGAAACTGGTTCCAGAACTCTCCTGCCCACTCCTAGAATATCCAAATCCGAAGATGCTCAAGTCCTTgatgtaaaatggcatagtatttgcacaGAACATAAGCACAtccttctgtatactttaaatctctagattacttacaatacatgatataatgtaaatgctgtgtaaatagttgatgtattgtttagggaataatgacaagaaaaaagtttgtacatgttcagtacagactcaaacattcttgtttctttctatttttgatctGAGGTTGTTTGAATCCAAGGATgtagaacccacagatacagagggttGACTGTATAATTAATATGaatataagcatattttatatgtaaagcTTTCATTTGTTACTATTGAAGACAAAGCTAGTATGTTTCAGACaaaataagttttcaattttcattgaaataaaaGGTTTGTACTACATTAACCAAAGCCACAGAAACATAAACTAAAGCAGTTCTTCATTTGTTTGAAATGGAGAAAGTTCCATATTATGTTCCTTAGGTGACATTAATGATCATCTCTGCCATTAATGAATCACCGAGCAtctctgggctttagtttcctcttttataaaatgaaggaattgAAACTACATGACTTCTTCCAGTATTCAAATATAGGGACATTCAATGAAACTCCTTTTAAAAATCCTCTGATAAACTAGAGGTCAGCTTTTGTAATAAACAATTATAGAATGGGTTTATAAGTGTAtaagtatacacatatacatgtttGTAAACTCCTCTGTGCAATTTACTGTCACTCTAGAGAATGCTAGTTTCAACTGTTTCTCTGTGGACCTGTATCTGGGGTGTTAATGGAGTTTCTGACTTGCTACTTCTCCAGGTCACCAGTGAGAAGTTATGCAGAGCCCAACATGAGCTTCATTTCCATGCTGCCACCTACCTCTGCCTCTTGCGCAGCATCCGGGAACACATGGCTCTTCATCAAGAATTTCATGGCAAGGGTGAGCGCTCAGTGGAGGAGTCTGCTGGCTTGGTGGGTCTCAAGTTGCCCCGTCAGCCtggagggaagggctgggagcCATGAACATGGAGTTTCCTTGGATGCTGCATTCATATGAGAATTTAATCATTTCTATCAATATGTAtttatcattaaattttttttaaagtttagggggttttttttcctgtaattttgTGGACTGCATGGTTCTTGGGAATTAACTGGAGGTTTATTCTTTACTCTCAGTATTTACTGAACTTCTCACACTAGGCTGATTGatgttctttgcttttaaaatgtttagtgtttttattttagaagtaatACAAGACTTTTGTTTAAGGAattcaaatgttataaaataaaagtaagccCTCTTTTCTTGTCCCTCATTCCTCCCCTCTTCTGTCCTCATTACCACGTGGTAACCATTACTAACAGTTTGATATGCATCCTTCCAGATATTTCCGATGCATTTACAATTACAAGTAGAaaccttgttttaaaaatatacaaatatgatGTGTTAGGGTCCTGGCAGGAAATAATTGGCACACTCAAATAGGGTTATTTAGGAGAGTTAAAGGGATACATAAAGATTTGGACTGGATTAAGGTCAAGATGGTGATGCTAAGGGACTAACAGCAGTGGGGAGCCCTTGTCTCTGTAGGCCTGACAAGTGCTGGCCCTCAGGTGGAGGAAATGGCCACAGCTCAACTGTGGCCCACAGGGAAGAAGtccagggagaaggggagggaacgAGCACACTGACATCTTCTACctaattatgtaaaattatttttcctcttgagCTCCTTAACTTGGTAAATGGCTCTACCATACACTTGGCTGATCAAGTCCGAAACTTGGgctttgggccaggcgcggttgctcacacctgtaatcctagcactctgggaggccgaggggggagggttgcttgagctcaggagttcagagaccagcctgagcgagagtgagaccctgtctctactaaaaatagaaaaattagctgggtgtcatggcccacatctgtagtcccagcgactcacctgtagtcccagctacttgggaggctgaggcaggaggattgcttgagctcaggagtttgaggttgctgtgagctacgttgatgccactgcactgtacccaggatgacagagtgaaactctgtctcaaaaaaaaaaaaaaaaaaaaaaattgggcttTATTTGGTATTCCTCTTTCCTCATCCTTCACATTCAACCAGTCAGCAATTTCTGCTTCTAATAGCGCTGATAGCCTTCTTGCCCTCTCTATCTCCACTGACCACCCTAGTTCAAGCACTGATAATCTTTTGGCTGAACCACTAAGATAGTTTCCTAAATGGTCCCTTTGCTTCTAATGTCCTTAATTCCTCAAAAATTATTCTGAGAATTGCCAATACTTCTTTATCTGTGGCCCCTTAATGGCATATATGTCAGTTTCTTCTGGTAGATAtgtactaccatgtttccctgaaaataagacagggtcttatatttatttttcctcaagaagacaccctagggcttattttcaggggatgtgttattttaccCCTCAAAGcgtcagcttgcagcatgcataGGAtagctgggacctgacaggggagccaaccttgttggtggggctgcccgcacctttagggtcacctctgggatagtagctatcacgatggggcagatgagatggggtgctcttctttactgctccgcgatgaaatgcatgggttgtgcagatatgctgtgtagccacgcccatcactaggtcttattttcggggtagggcaaatgcttagaaatcctgctagggcttattttatgggtaggtcttaatttcggggaaacatggtataacCTCTTTTTTTCTGTACTGTAAGGTCCTTAAGAATAAGGTCCACGCCTCATTCATCTTTGTAGTTTCCAGAGCACCTTCCACAGTGATTTACACAtagcatatattaaataaatgttttttttttttttttttttttgagatagagtctcactttgttgtccaggctagagtgagtgccgtggcgtcagcctagctcacagcaacctcaaactcctgggctccagtgatcctgcctcagcctcccgagtagctgggactacaggcatgcgccaccacgcccagctaattttttatatatatatcagttggccaattaatttctttctatttatagtagagacggggtctcgctcttgctcaggctggttttgaactcctgaccttgagcaatccgcccgcctcggcctcccaagagctaggattacaggcgtgagccacagcgcccggcctaaataaatgttttaaagtgcATAGCTTAGTTAGCTCCACTCCCTAGGAATAGTCTCAACAACAGAACTATTCATAAAGCATTTCTAAACACTATCTCTTTATGagattaacattaaaataatagtattaagagatgggccagggtgtggtggctcacacctgcaatcctagcactctgggaggctgaggcaggtagatcgtttgagctcaggagttggagaccagcctgtgcaagagtgagaccctgtctctactaaaaatagaaagaaattagctggacaactaaacatatctagaaaaaattagctgggtatggtggtgcatgcctgtagtcccagctacttgggaggctgaggcagaaggatcacttacgcccaggagtttgaggttgctgtgagctaggttgatgccatggcactctagccaaggcaacagagtaagactgtgtctcaaaaataaaaaaaaaggtgatataGCCATTTATTCAATTGAAtaaatcaaaaaattagaaatattaagtatacttttatatttgttattaatatctaAGGATATTTTACTTTAGTAAGAGTTAAGAAAGCAAAAGGATTAGGATAAGTTAATGGTTTGATTTCCTTTGTTGttacaatatataataaataacatttttcaagaaAGATTTGAGGTAGAAGTGCCTAATGGTAAGAAAtactatgggtttttttttttttagacagagacttgctctgttgcctaggctagagtgctgtggtgtcagcctagctcatagcaacctcaaactcctaggctgaagggatcctcctgcctcagtctcctgagtagttgggactacaggcgttcgccaccatgcctggctaattttttctatttttagttgtctggctaatttccttctatttttagtagagacagggtctcactcttgctgaggctggtctccaactcctgacttcaagtgatccttctgccttggcctctcagagta carries:
- the FMC1 gene encoding protein FMC1 homolog produces the protein MAALGSPARTLRGLLRELRYLNAATGRPYRDCAAYRYLVKAFRAHRVTSEKLCRAQHELHFHAATYLCLLRSIREHMALHQEFHGKGERSVEESAGLVGLKLPRQPGGKGWEP